From the Nodularia sp. NIES-3585 genome, one window contains:
- a CDS encoding MFS transporter: MELKKNSFAVNKGALARLLQWLNLRPEEGERTWMMFAFYTTVSVGLRWAEDSTVALFLDEYGAGPLPWMYIASAVMSMALVFVYSWLQKIFPLRWVIVAIAPCMVLPLIFIVSLRGGIHISFLAVSLVFLLRLWVDALYVINDLNTSIIANQLFNIREIKRTYPLVSSGLLVADVISGFSLPWMVEFIKLEQVILIACAVIVLGTGILFYLSHHYRAAFPDAPQRVIPNEQANRHRRLQAPLKRYTWQLFAFIGLLQIIGLLVDFQYLSELNVSLNSRDLAGFLGLFGGIVGLGELITQWFISSRLTERFGVFVMAALLPIAVGFVLPGAIALLNLVPALQAQGFFWGLVGLKFSDELLRYTFVVSSGPVLYQPIPERIRSRTQTLSGGTAEAIATGLAGIIILVTLFVCNLFIPPELQKWVLIGETVIIAAACLKVVLVLRSRYVDLLVFSAERGELSAANVGLRFFHQGVVKALSEKGNIADKSSCIELLAQIDPQGAAQVLAPLLVKLPSDLQRQSLEVMLIADVNPIYGLEVRSLLEQPPRTVDPEVFALALRYVWLAETNPNLSLLEEYLQPRHHSLIRATAAALILRQGTPLQKIAATKTMRRMLTHKQERERVNGVRALREAVYLQALRIYIPKLLQDESLRVRCAVLEMIAATRLEEYYSALLGALYYKSTRNTAMGALIKLENDSLEMLLQLATNIYKPEVVRMYAWRTIAQISTLEAMETLWLHLEISWGATRYHILRSLLKINKQPEISSVDTFHHSQVEGLIEQELKFLAEIYAAYLDFQQLQVIENYESDRILVIGNLLQDALKELEMDVKERLLLLLRLLYSPEKMQAAAFNIKSQSGANLAQGLEILDHTINLPTKTILLNILDKRSLEEKLNCLVEAGLSQYQQMPVSDRLGRLLTLSRLLSDWSLACCFHFAQVSRIRLNIQEILVALRHPTGFVREAAIAYLSVASRRVLLELLPKLQQDTHPLVVAQVKAFMKKYPVKNYRK; encoded by the coding sequence ATGGAACTCAAAAAAAACTCGTTTGCTGTAAATAAAGGCGCTCTAGCACGACTGTTACAGTGGTTGAATCTTCGACCAGAAGAAGGCGAACGGACTTGGATGATGTTTGCTTTTTACACTACTGTATCAGTGGGTTTGCGGTGGGCAGAAGACAGTACAGTGGCACTGTTTTTGGATGAATATGGGGCTGGTCCTCTGCCTTGGATGTATATTGCTAGTGCTGTGATGAGTATGGCACTGGTGTTTGTCTATTCTTGGCTGCAAAAGATTTTCCCGTTGCGTTGGGTAATTGTGGCGATCGCACCTTGTATGGTTCTGCCATTAATCTTTATAGTGTCCTTGCGAGGGGGAATACATATTTCATTTCTGGCAGTAAGTTTAGTATTTCTACTGCGGCTGTGGGTAGATGCACTTTATGTGATTAATGACCTCAACACCTCTATAATTGCTAATCAATTATTTAATATCCGCGAAATTAAACGTACCTATCCTTTGGTCAGCAGTGGTTTATTAGTAGCAGATGTGATCAGTGGCTTTAGTTTGCCTTGGATGGTGGAATTCATCAAACTAGAGCAAGTAATTCTCATCGCTTGTGCTGTGATTGTCTTAGGTACAGGTATTTTATTTTATTTAAGTCATCACTATCGAGCCGCCTTTCCCGATGCTCCCCAACGTGTAATTCCCAACGAACAAGCTAACCGACATCGCCGCCTCCAAGCTCCATTAAAACGCTATACATGGCAGTTGTTTGCTTTTATCGGGCTTTTGCAAATCATTGGATTATTAGTAGATTTTCAATACCTGAGCGAACTCAATGTTTCTTTAAACAGCCGCGATCTGGCTGGTTTTTTGGGTCTATTTGGTGGCATTGTGGGACTAGGTGAATTAATCACTCAGTGGTTTATTTCTAGCCGACTGACTGAACGCTTTGGGGTATTTGTCATGGCTGCACTGTTACCCATAGCTGTGGGCTTTGTCTTACCAGGTGCGATCGCTTTACTGAATTTAGTCCCAGCATTGCAAGCCCAAGGCTTCTTTTGGGGATTAGTCGGGTTGAAGTTCTCTGATGAACTTTTACGCTACACCTTTGTAGTTAGTAGCGGCCCCGTGCTATACCAACCGATACCCGAACGCATTCGCAGCCGCACGCAGACATTATCAGGGGGAACAGCCGAAGCGATCGCTACAGGTTTGGCAGGTATAATTATTCTTGTAACTTTGTTTGTTTGCAATCTGTTTATCCCCCCAGAACTGCAAAAGTGGGTCTTGATTGGGGAAACTGTAATTATAGCGGCTGCTTGTTTAAAAGTAGTTTTGGTCCTGCGATCGCGTTATGTTGACCTGCTAGTATTCAGTGCAGAACGGGGAGAACTGAGTGCAGCAAATGTGGGTTTGCGTTTCTTCCATCAGGGGGTAGTCAAAGCTTTATCCGAAAAAGGCAACATAGCCGATAAAAGCTCTTGCATTGAACTATTGGCACAAATTGATCCTCAAGGAGCAGCGCAAGTTTTAGCACCCTTACTGGTCAAATTACCATCAGATTTGCAGCGCCAAAGTTTAGAAGTCATGCTGATTGCAGATGTGAATCCTATTTATGGGCTAGAAGTGCGCTCCTTGTTAGAACAGCCCCCAAGAACAGTTGATCCCGAAGTTTTTGCCCTAGCGCTGCGTTATGTGTGGCTAGCTGAAACTAATCCCAATTTATCGCTATTAGAAGAGTACCTCCAACCGCGACATCATTCACTGATTCGCGCCACCGCCGCCGCCTTAATCTTGCGTCAGGGAACACCGCTACAAAAAATCGCCGCTACCAAAACTATGCGCCGAATGCTGACTCATAAACAAGAACGGGAACGAGTTAATGGAGTCAGAGCGCTCAGAGAAGCTGTATATTTACAAGCGTTGCGGATTTACATCCCCAAGTTGTTGCAGGATGAATCCTTACGGGTACGCTGTGCAGTGTTGGAAATGATTGCTGCAACTCGTTTAGAGGAATATTATTCGGCATTACTAGGGGCGCTTTACTATAAATCAACCCGCAATACTGCTATGGGCGCTTTGATTAAACTGGAAAATGACTCTCTAGAAATGTTGTTGCAGCTGGCTACTAATATTTACAAACCAGAAGTAGTCAGGATGTATGCTTGGCGAACCATTGCTCAAATTTCCACACTCGAAGCAATGGAAACTTTATGGCTGCATTTAGAAATATCTTGGGGCGCTACCAGATATCACATTCTCCGCAGTTTACTGAAAATAAACAAACAACCAGAAATTAGCAGTGTAGATACTTTTCATCACAGTCAGGTGGAAGGTTTAATTGAGCAGGAATTAAAGTTTTTAGCGGAAATTTACGCGGCCTATTTAGACTTTCAACAACTACAAGTTATCGAAAATTATGAATCGGACAGAATTTTAGTGATTGGTAACTTATTGCAAGACGCACTGAAAGAGTTAGAAATGGATGTTAAGGAGCGATTGCTACTACTACTAAGATTACTTTATTCGCCAGAAAAAATGCAAGCAGCTGCATTCAATATCAAATCACAATCAGGGGCAAATTTAGCACAGGGTTTAGAGATTTTAGACCATACGATTAATTTGCCCACCAAAACTATATTGTTGAATATTTTGGACAAGCGATCGCTTGAAGAAAAACTGAATTGTTTAGTTGAAGCTGGGTTAAGTCAATATCAACAAATGCCAGTGAGCGATCGCCTCGGCCGATTGCTGACACTCAGTCGTTTGCTTTCCGATTGGAGTTTAGCCTGTTGTTTTCACTTTGCTCAAGTTAGCCGCATCCGATTGAATATTCAGGAAATTTTAGTCGCTCTCCGCCATCCTACAGGCTTTGTCAGGGAAGCGGCGATCGCTTATCTCAGTGTCGCCTCTAGGCGTGTCCTGCTAGAACTTCTACCCAAATTACAACAAGACACACACCCTCTCGTAGTCGCTCAAGTTAAAGCGTTCATGAAAAAATATCCTGTCAAAAATTATAGAAAGTAG
- a CDS encoding sodium:proton antiporter, with protein MDVTELVKVSIILLLVATAVALLSRRLKVPYVAGLVLAGLAITELLPSRIGLNDSLILNLCLPILVFEAAINTDISRLRSTVKPIALLAGPGVVISSGVTAILLKWGLGIDWIQALLAGVILAITDTVSMIAVFKEVPVPSRLSTIVEGESLFNDGVALVLFSLILQFNAAGSLSILDGFQEFFVVIVGGTLVGLIVGYLSTGLFVRSDEPLSSILLTMAVALGAFQAGQLLGVSGVVAVVVAGLIVGTKGLGGNVSASTRLTLLTFWESLGFGVNSLIFLLIGLEVNLTTLWYTLPAVLLAIVAYQIGRMVSVYPLLAMVGWFDRTIPWRWQHVLFLGNIKGSLSMVLALSLPIGLVGRETIIPIVFGTVLLSLVGQGVSLPWLVKRLNLSHFSASRHRVEEMQAQLITGKAAQDELDSLLKSGILPKAIYEEMRSAYQVRIAGAEKALREYHNRRPEEFGTKRSDSSKLEAIRRRLLLAEKGALTEAMRKRILSEEIARDRIKIIDQQLLQLEDD; from the coding sequence GTGGATGTTACCGAATTAGTCAAGGTTTCAATTATTCTCCTGTTGGTTGCTACAGCTGTGGCGCTGCTATCCCGGCGGCTAAAAGTTCCTTATGTCGCGGGTTTAGTGCTGGCGGGGTTGGCAATTACGGAATTGCTACCCAGCCGCATTGGTTTGAATGATTCTCTCATTTTAAATTTGTGTTTACCAATTCTGGTGTTTGAGGCAGCTATTAATACTGATATCAGCCGTCTGCGTAGCACTGTTAAACCCATTGCTTTATTAGCAGGGCCGGGAGTTGTGATTTCTTCTGGTGTGACAGCAATACTTTTAAAATGGGGATTGGGAATTGATTGGATACAAGCACTTTTGGCTGGGGTAATTTTAGCAATCACTGATACTGTTTCCATGATTGCTGTGTTCAAAGAAGTGCCGGTTCCTTCGCGACTTTCTACCATTGTGGAGGGAGAAAGCTTATTTAACGATGGTGTGGCGTTGGTTTTATTTAGCTTAATTCTACAATTTAATGCGGCTGGCTCACTGTCAATCCTGGATGGATTCCAAGAATTTTTTGTAGTGATTGTGGGCGGTACTTTGGTGGGCTTAATTGTGGGCTATTTGAGTACCGGTTTATTTGTGCGGTCAGATGAGCCGCTTAGTAGTATTTTACTCACCATGGCAGTAGCTTTGGGAGCTTTTCAAGCTGGGCAATTGCTGGGTGTATCCGGTGTGGTAGCAGTAGTTGTAGCTGGGCTAATAGTGGGAACTAAAGGGCTGGGGGGTAATGTATCGGCTTCTACTCGCTTGACATTACTGACTTTTTGGGAATCTCTGGGTTTTGGTGTCAATAGCTTGATTTTTTTGTTGATTGGTTTAGAAGTTAATCTCACAACTCTTTGGTATACTTTGCCTGCGGTGTTGTTAGCGATTGTGGCGTACCAAATCGGACGAATGGTTTCTGTGTATCCACTGTTAGCAATGGTGGGTTGGTTTGACCGGACTATACCGTGGCGTTGGCAACACGTTTTGTTTCTCGGTAATATTAAAGGTTCGCTGTCGATGGTGTTGGCGTTAAGTTTACCCATTGGACTGGTAGGACGGGAAACCATAATTCCCATTGTATTTGGTACAGTGTTGCTTTCTCTGGTGGGACAGGGTGTGAGTTTACCGTGGTTAGTCAAACGTTTAAATCTGTCTCACTTCTCTGCATCTCGCCACCGAGTGGAAGAAATGCAAGCGCAATTAATTACTGGTAAGGCGGCACAGGATGAATTAGATAGTCTGTTGAAATCGGGGATATTACCAAAAGCCATCTATGAAGAGATGCGTTCAGCTTATCAGGTGCGAATTGCTGGGGCTGAAAAAGCACTACGAGAATATCATAATCGTCGCCCAGAGGAGTTTGGCACTAAAAGAAGCGATAGCAGTAAACTCGAAGCCATCCGTCGCCGTTTACTGCTGGCTGAAAAAGGGGCGCTGACTGAAGCTATGCGTAAGCGTATTCTCTCAGAAGAAATTGCCCGCGATCGCATTAAAATTATCGACCAACAATTACTACAACTAGAGGACGATTAA
- a CDS encoding TrkA family potassium uptake protein: MYVLIGGAGLVGLNLAQKLVELGHTVAIIDNDPNACRYAREQVGVMAFEGSAVSTETLLEAGIRKADALAAVLRSDALNLAMVTLAKHYGVSLILSRMRHRDFTEPLRIAGANHIISTIELAVSTMVNAIEYPQVESMMHFEQGQIEVLKMLIPNNCYVVGRSVAEIAQNPNFPSGSLIIGYQSHPHTDLIIPNGSTVVEPHSTVLIVTKPGVLHQVIDFIEGCK, translated from the coding sequence ATGTATGTACTTATAGGTGGAGCCGGTTTAGTGGGGCTAAATTTGGCGCAAAAATTAGTAGAATTGGGGCATACAGTAGCCATCATTGACAATGATCCTAACGCTTGCCGCTATGCCCGTGAACAAGTGGGAGTGATGGCTTTTGAAGGCAGCGCTGTGAGTACAGAAACCTTATTAGAAGCCGGGATTCGCAAAGCTGATGCCTTAGCCGCTGTCCTCAGAAGTGATGCTTTGAATTTAGCAATGGTAACTCTTGCCAAACACTACGGCGTTTCTCTGATTTTATCGCGGATGCGCCACCGGGATTTTACTGAACCTCTGCGTATAGCTGGAGCCAATCATATTATCAGCACTATTGAATTGGCAGTTTCGACAATGGTGAATGCTATTGAGTATCCCCAAGTAGAATCAATGATGCATTTTGAACAGGGACAAATCGAAGTGCTGAAAATGCTCATTCCCAATAATTGCTATGTTGTGGGTCGGAGTGTGGCGGAAATTGCTCAAAATCCCAATTTTCCCAGTGGTTCTTTAATTATTGGTTATCAATCCCATCCCCATACGGATTTAATTATTCCCAATGGCAGTACTGTAGTTGAGCCTCACTCAACCGTGTTAATTGTCACCAAGCCGGGAGTTTTACACCAAGTTATCGATTTTATTGAAGGCTGTAAGTAA